The Struthio camelus isolate bStrCam1 chromosome 5, bStrCam1.hap1, whole genome shotgun sequence genome has a segment encoding these proteins:
- the APIP gene encoding methylthioribulose-1-phosphate dehydratase, whose product MAAANGRDSAQEELHPRNLIPELCRLFYGLGWVTGTGGGISLKHGNEIYIAPSGVQKERIQPEDMFVCDIKEQDISGPPPHKKLKKSQCTPLFMNAFTMRGAGAVIHTHSKAAVMATLLYPGSEFSITHQEMIKGIQKCTSGGYYRYDDTLVVPIIENTPEEKDLKERMAHAMDKYPDSCAVLVRRHGVYVWGETWEKAKTMCECYDYLFDIAVQMKQHGLDPSKHPSGENGIL is encoded by the exons atggccgccgccaacggccgcgacAGCGCGCAG gaagagtTGCACCCAAGAAATCTTATCCCAGAGCTTTGTAGACTGTTTTATGGTTTAGGCTGGGTAACAGGAACTGGTGGAGGAATCAGCTTGAAACATGG GAATGAAATCTACATCGCTCCTTCAGGAGTCCAAAAGGAAAGAATACAG CCAGAAGATATGTTTGTTTGTGACATAAAAGAACAGGACATCAGTGGGCCTCCACCACACAAGAAACTAAAGAAAAGCCAGTGCACACCTCTTTTTATGAATGCTTTCACTATGAGAG GAGCAGGCGCAGTGATCCATACTCATTCCAAGGCTGCTGTTATGGCTACCCTTCTTTACCCAGGGAGTGAATTCAGTATTACCCATCAGGAGATGATAAAAGGAATCCAGAAGTGTACTTCGGGAGGATATTACCG ATATGACGATACGCTAGTGGTTCCCATTATTGAGAATACACCAGAAGAAAAAGATCTCAAGGAAAGAATGGCACACGCAATGGATAAATACCCAGACTCTTGCGCTGTGTTGGTCAGACGTCACGGAGTTTATGTATGGGGAGAAACATGGGAAAAAGCCAAAACAAT GTGCGAATGTTATGATTACCTGTTTGACATCGCAGTGCAGATGAAGCAGCACGGGCTAGATCCTTCGAAACATCCATCGGGAGAAAATGGGATCCTGTAA